A part of Aspergillus flavus chromosome 1, complete sequence genomic DNA contains:
- a CDS encoding putative arsenate reductase, which produces MSTDQAPWHAAFPAPRTTAATLPRQELLQWLKEGKQPGKDFVLVDLRRADYEGGTIRGSLNLPAQSLYPTIPTLYKLLTASKVESVIWYCGSSAGRGTRAGGWFADYLQDQGETTLKSLVLEGGIKGWVAAGPEYTDLMDGYDASFWAKTTSA; this is translated from the exons ATGTCTACAGACCAAGCTCCATGGCACGCAGCCTTTCCCGCCCCAAGAACCACGGCAGCCACACTACCCCGCCAAGAGCTATTACAATGGCTCAAGGAGGGTAAGCAACCCGGCAAGGACTTCGTCCTAGTAGACCTACGACGCGCAGATTACGAG GGAGGCACCATCCGGGGATCCTTAAACCTCCCCGCTCAGAGTTTATATCCCACCATTCCTACCCTTTACAAGCTTCTAACAGCGAGTAAAGTGGAGAGTGTTATTTGGTATTGCG GATCATCCGCAGGTCGTGGAACGCGGGCTGGCGGTTGGTTCGCGGATTATCTTCAGGATCAAGGGGAGACGACCCTGAAGAGCCTGGTCTTGGAAGGTGGGATTAAAGGTTGGGTAGCTGCAGGGCCGGAATATACGGACCTTATGGACGGATATGATGCATCGTTCTGGGCGAAGACGACTTCTGCATAG
- a CDS encoding putative arsenite efflux transporter has translation MACAKGQTHLRYPPKPITESPGPTPDVEKQVNPESSDQPQEKQSAFKNLGILDRFLAVWIFLAMAIGIILGNFVPNTGPALQQGKFVGVSIPIAVGLLVMMYPILCKVRYESLHHVLRARGIWVQIGFSVVVNWIIAPFFMLALAWAFLPDEPELRQGLILVGLARCIAMVLIWTGLAGGDNEYCAILVAINSLLQMVLFAPMGVFFIDVISGDTITFEYSTAAKSVAVFLGIPLGAAILTRFVLRWTTSARWYDQVFLKWISPLSLIGLLFTILVLFASQGRQVVHQIVSVIRVAAPLIVYFAVIFFATLFITYKMGFGYRLAATQSFTAASNNFELAIAVAVATFGENSNQALAATVGPLIEVPVLLGLVYAVKLVANRLGWKD, from the exons ATGGCATGCGCAAAAGGCCAGACCCATCTCAGATACCCACCTAAACCCATCACAGAGTCCCCCGGACCAACACCAGATGTGGAGAAACAAGTGAATCCAGAATCCTCAGACCAGCCTCAAGAAAAGCAATCAGCCTTCAAGAACCTCGGGATCCTTGACCGATTCCTCGCAGTATGGATCTTTCTAGCTATGGCAATTGGCATAATTCTGGGAAACTTCGTCCCGAATACTGGGCCTGCGTTGCAACAGGGAAAGTTTGTGGGAGTGTCAATTCCTATAG CTGTTGGTCTGCTCGTCATGATGTATCCCATTCTATGCAAGGTCAGGTATGAGAGCTTGCATCATGTCCTTCGGGCTAGGGGGATTTGGGTCCAGATTGGTTTCAGTGTAGTTGTTAATTGGATCATTGCTCCTTTTTTCATG CTGGCATTGGCTTGGGCCTTTTTACCCGACGAGCCGGAGCTACGACAAGGACTGATTCTTGTTGGACTGGCACGGTGTATTGCTATG GTCTTAATCTGGACAGGCCTCGCAGGAGGCGACAACGAATACTGCGCGATCCTAGTTGCCATCAACTCCCTCCTCCAAATGGTCCTCTTCGCCCCAATGGGCGTATTCTTCATCGACGTCATAAGCGGCGACACCATCACATTCGAATACAGCACCGCCGCCAAAAGCGTCGCGGTATTCCTCGGAATCCCCCTCGGCGCCGCAATCCTCACACGCTTTGTCCTCCGCTGGACAACAAGCGCACGATGGTACGACCAAGTATTCCTAAAATGGATCAGCCCGTTATCCCTCATCGGACTCCTATTCACCATCCTAGTCCTCTTCGCTTCTCAGGGTCGTCAGGTGGTGCATCAGATCGTCTCCGTGATCCGTGTTGCGGCACCGCTTATTGTTTATTTTGCGGTTATCTTTTTCGCAACGCTTTTCATCACGTATAAAATGGGTTTTGGCTACAGGTTGGCGGCGACGCAGAGCTTCACGGCGGCTAGTAATAATTTCGAGTTGGCtattgctgttgctgtggcCACCTTTGGGGAGAATAGTAATCAGGCTCTTGCTGCTACCGTTGGGCCACTTATTGAGGTTCCCGTCCTGTTGGGGCTGGTTTATGCTGTAAAACTGGTGGCGAATCGGTTGGGTTGGAAGGATTGA
- a CDS encoding fungal-specific transcription factor domain-containing protein, with the protein MPKSSTSTSSPHELRACTECRKRKSKCSGTPPCSYCSRANKPCIFGRPSSRTPLTRKNMDQIERRCASLTALLHRLNPDVDIEDALKTTTVPPRGLQTAAFDGVSSASVDEFEWSESSLGSPGELRRVGLDGMASLPTGSKEAGYLGSSAGSSILRTVPGLIPEHSGLETNRRTQISRGDLNQSPDLLLSAHLGTSAVLDGLVNAYFTYYNTSYPILHESTFRQQYQNRHRLQDRSSWHPIFYTVLAIGNWILGGTSGSRECQYYSAARSRMSMHMLESGTLLTVQAFLLIGNYLQKRDRPNTGYNFIGIAYRMALGLGLHREPPAGAKTDSLFHERRRVIWWIVYCFDTEFGITTGRPVMASDSFIETCLPRNIDDSIRWNACALTSILPTPSDRPTTYSAIIAHARLASIGNNIYSNVISAPKENILDLKISRSLDHRLKAWRFSLPVYFSAQDVPDWFRGPRAVVGWKEQNLRMMLWWGSQRLCSILSDVEEARNMCHYVAIETIQDITTFCLDYRDNIHVGLSWYATYFLFQATIVLSIHYLRPPQPLDMGPDSANQELWALSISRARDCLAQLGQNNEAATRCLAVLERIRDQSERSQQSSLTPSATRPNASVHADHTLLHPAPEIEDTIPTTFAIDPALQILFQDTAWNNDIFEGLQGFPITDEAEAFDYMPPDA; encoded by the exons ATGCCGAAATCCTCAACTTCTACATCAAGTCCGCATGAGTTGCGAGCA TGTACAGAATGTCGA AAACGTAAAAGCAAG TGCTCCGGGACGCCGCCCTGCTCATACTGTTCCCGAGCCAACAAACCATGCATCTTCGGTCGTCCATCGTCACGAACGCCATTGACGCGCAA AAACATGGATCAAATAGAACGTCGCTGCGCCAGTTTGACAGCGCTTTTGCATCGGCTGAACCCGGATGTTGATATCGAGGACGCACTGAAGACGACGACTGTTCCACCAAGAGGTCTTCAGACCGCAGCTTTTGATGGAGTGAGTTCCGCTTCGGTAGATGAGTTTGAATGGAGCGAATCTTCATTGGGGTCTCCTGGTGAGCTTCGAAGAGTGGGTCTGGATGGTATGGCATCTCTGCCCACAGGGAGCAAGGAAGCTGGCTATCTCG GAAGTAGCGCAGGTTCCAGTATCTTGAGAACTGTCCCAGGCCTGATCCCTGAGCATTCTGGTTTAGAGACCAATCGGCGGACACAGATCTCCCGCGGAGACCTCAATCAAAGTCCGGATCTGCTGCTTTCAGCACATCTAGGTACCTCCGCCGTCCTTGATGGTCTAGTTAACGCATATTTCACATATTACAATACATCCTATCCGATCCTGCATGAGAGTACATTTCGACAACAATATCAGAATCGCCACAGACTGCAAGATCGGTCAAGTTGGCATCCCATATTCTACACTGTCCTGGCAATAGGGAATTGGATTCTCGGCGGCACATCTGGCTCCAGAGAGTGTCAATATTATTCCGCTGCACGATCGCGTATGTCAATGCATATGTTGGAGTCTGGAACTCTCCTCACGGTTCAAGCATTTCTCCTAATA GGAAACTATCTCCAAAAGCGGGATCGGCCGAATACTGGATACAATTTCATTGGAATAGCCTATCGTATGGCTCTTGGATTGGGGCTTCATCGCGAGCCTCCAGCCGGAGCGAAGACTGATTCATTATTCCATGAGCGAAGAAGAGTTATCTGGTGGATCGTGTATTGCTTCGATACTGAGTTCGGCATTACTACTGGGAGACCTGTCATGGCCTCCGATAGTTTCATTGAGACTTGCCTGCCCCGCAATATAGACGATTCGATAAGATGGAAC GCCTGCGCGTTAACCTCGATACTCCCGACACCATCAGACCGACCAACAACATATTCCGCCATAATCGCACACGCACGGCTGGCTTCCATCGGAAACAACATCTATAGTAACGTGATATCTGCCCCGAAAGAGAACATTCTCGACTTAAAGATCTCTCGCTCCCTCGATCATCGACTCAAGGCCTGGAGGTTTTCTTTGCCTGTATATTTCAGCGCACAAGACGTGCCAGATTGGTTTCGAGGCCCGCGTGCCGTAGTCGGGTGGAAAGAACAGAACCTAAGAATGATGCTATGGTGGGGTAGCCAGCGCCTGTGCAGCATACTATCTGATGTCGAGGAAGCACGGAATATGTGTCATTATGTAGCGATTGAGACCATCCAAGACATCACGACATTCTGCTTGGACTACCGTGACAACATCCATGTCGGCCTGAGCTGGTACGCCACATACTTTCTGTTCCAGGCGACCATTGTTCTTAGCATCCATTACTTGAGACCGCCTCAACCGTTAGATATGGGTCCGGATTCAGCGAACCAGGAGCTGTGGGCTCTCTCTATATCAAGGGCACGCGACTGCCTTGCCCAGCTGGGCCAAAATAATGAGGCTGCAACGAGATGCTTAGCTGTTCTGGAAAGAATTAGAGATCAATCGGAGCGATCGCAACAGTCTTCCTTGACTCCATCGGCCACAAGGCCTAATGCGAGCGTTCACGCTGACCACACCCTGCTACACCCTGCTCCGGAAATAGAAGACACAATCCCGACAACGTTTGCCATCGATCCGGCCCTACAGATTCTCTTCCAAGACACAGCGTGGAATAATGATATCTTCGAAGGTCTTCAGGGGTTCCCTATCACAGATGAGGCCGAAGCGTTTGACTACATGCCCCCAGACGCTTGA
- a CDS encoding putative C6 transcription factor produces the protein MTDVPPPPPLGAPDPEPQPEPRVRKRRRRTMACVQCRSRKLRCDRKLPMCSRCESSKTAINCTYEKEFLWQQPNTVVTPAFSERGPTSTTTISQAAHLARAHPAPDSALSSSLTRSQPTSSDTRPALEKRDRFLETVLGAPKAAVNQEPYVNTELLHRSKHPAGVSHHAAPLHRLGDDEGPASPSQQLDISPRIMMRGKETKTRFNGSGIFANLIAQFPDIKSFAEEIRVASPQLSALRPDLARVKRGLWKRKPLNTPFPEPTTLSLTQMLPSRRVVDDLIVLYLTYFEATHRVLHVPSFLKELDEFWAQRDNPDFVSPRFVVQLLLVLACAWNLADFDTLQLKNDNESDLTCYTAIEWVLHAERWIENSHIKRPDIMAFRLYILLLIAKNAHGMKRSKAWLDTGTLIKQAMLAGYHRDPSRYTKISPFNKEMRRRIWTTILELDLEVSLERGMPPSLQYGDYDTAPALNLNDNELQESSEELPAERPLSEMTDCSFQCVLIQSLPLRLKACKLMHSPRISCCYEDILHMDWELNRYLSQIPSWTASEGEDLQTQHKIILIESLLQTKIGHSLLSIHTPFAIEAPKETLFAPSSRTRLEVATMILSTQRRLHETSRQLSLSILGDWTVQAYCSVCQLLHASTNSQASSRSSLPLTLPGLPESLITLAEMTLTCLEAQLLLVVKGAKEYFFMSTILALVKARLWPAQATVYKQEVVDRVIFFAQTLFTRHANCDHLGELGMGGFKTSQVPVLNPSSGMAQPFVPNMSMLPPTNFGITQSGELDPFLDAFDWGDLTGITFEGY, from the exons ATGACGGAtgtcccaccaccaccaccgctaGGGGCTCCAGACCCGGAGCCTCAACCGGAGCCACGGGTGCGCAAGAGGCGCCGACGGACGATGGCCTGCGTGCAGTGCCGTAGCAGAAAGCTCCGCTGTGATAGGAAGCTTCCTATGTGTAGCCGTTGTGAGAGCAGCAAGACCGCCATCAATTGCACCTATGAGAAAGAATTCCTCTGGCAACAACCCAATACGGTTGTTACGCCCGCTTTCTCCGAGCGCGGTCCCACTAGTACTACCACCATCTCTCAAGCCGCGCATCTTGCTCGGGCTCACCCTGCCCCGGACTCGGCGTTAAGCTCAAGTCTAACTCGGTCTCAACCGACTTCTTCGGATACGCGTCCCGCCCTAGAGAAACGGGACCGTTTCCTGGAGACTGTCCTGGGTGCCCCGAAGGCGGCTGTCAACCAGGAGCCGTACGTGAATACCGAGTTGCTGCACCGTTCGAAACATCCTGCTGGTGTAAGTCATCATGCAGCGCCATTGCATCGTCTCGGGGACGATGAGGGCCCCGCGTCTCCCTCGCAACAGCTCGATATCTCTCCCAGAATCATGATgcgaggaaaagaaacaaagaccCGCTTCAACGGGTCGGGTATCTTCGCCAATCTGATCGCTCAG TTTCCTGATATTAAATCGTTTGCGGAGGAGATACGAGTCGCCAGCCCACAACTGTCCGCACTGCGACCCGACCTGGCGAGGGTGAAGAGAGGCCTCTGGAAGCGGAAGCCTCTCAATACACCCTTCCCAGAACCTACGACTCTATCACTTACCCAGATGCTCCCGTCTCGCCGTGTGGTGGATGACTTAATCGTGCTATATCTGACCTATTTCGAAGCTACTCACCGTGTCCTTCATGTTCCGTCGTTTCTCAAGGAGCTCGATGAATTCTGGGCACAACGGGATAACCCGGATTTTGTATCCCCTCGCTTCGTGGTTcaacttcttctggttctggcCTGTGCTTGGAATCTGGCAGACTTTGATACACTACAGCTAAAAAACGATAATGAATCCGACTTGACTTGCTACACGGCAATAGAGTGGGTCCTCCATGCGGAAAGATGGATTGAGAACTCTCACATCAAGAGACCTGACATTATGGCGTTTCGGCTCTATATTCTACTACTTATTGCGAAGAACGCCCATGGAATGAAGCGCAGCAAGGCTTGGCTTGACACGGGGACACTAATCAAGCAAGCTATGTTGGCAGGGTACCATCGAGATCCTAGCAGGTACACCAAAATTTCTCCGTTCAACAAGGAGATGCGTCGGCGGATATGGACGACGATTCTCGAGCTTGATCTGGAGGTTTCGCTTGAGCGAGGGATGCCGCCTTCCTTGCAATACGGAGATTATGATACGGCTCCAGCGCTCAACCTCAACGATAATGAACTACAGGAGAGCAGCGAAGAGCTCCCGGCTGAAAGGCCACTAAGTGAGATGACTGACTGCTCGTTCCAATGCGTTTTGATACAGTCCCTTCCCTTGCGACTCAAAGCGTGCAAATTGATGCATTCTCCGCGAATAAGCTGTTGCTATGAAGACATACTTCATATGGACTGGGAGCTGAATAGATATCTTTCACAAATTCCCTCCTGGACGGCATCGGAAGGGGAAGATTTACAGACGCAGCACAAAATTATCCTGATAGAATCTCTCCTACAAACCAAGATTGGCCATAGCCTTTTATCTATCCACACGCCATTTGCCATCGAAGCTCCAAAGGAAACCCTCTTTGCACCATCATCTCGCACTCGCCTAGAAGTGGCCACCATGATTTTGTCTACACAGAGACGGCTACATGAGACCTCGAGACAGCTATCCCTCTCCATTCTCGGTGATTGGACCGTGCAGGCCTACTGCTCAGTGTGTCAATTACTTCACGCCAGCACCAACAGTCAAG CTTCTTCTCGATCGTCTCTACCCCTGACACTTCCCGGTCTGCCAGAGTCCTTGATCACGTTAGCGGAGATGACCTTGACCTGTCTGGAGGCGCAACTCCTACTTGTGGTGAAAGGCGCCAAGGAGTACTTCTTCATGTCGACAATCTTAGCTTTAGTGAAGGCAAGATTATGGCCGGCGCAGGCGACTGTTTACAAGCAGGAGGTTGTGGATCGAGTAATCTTTTTCGCTCAAACACTTTTCACGCGACATGCCAACTGCGATCATCTGGGCGAATTGGGCATGGGAGGTTTCAAAACCAGCCAG GTCCCAGTTTTGAACCCGAGCTCTGGGATGGCACAGCCTTTCGTTCCTAATATGAGTATGCTACCACCAACAAATTTTGGCATCACG CAGTCTGGGGAACTAGATCCTTTCCTCGACGCGTTTGACTGGGGGGACCTTACGGGCATCACATTCGAAGGATATTAA
- a CDS encoding sucrase/ferredoxin domain protein, which translates to MLRSLLSLGSRNADYIFPTVDPKQDGPNCKLDCADCTVHFPSKVKVENSRVLYGHIKEFHTHVLVATGKSGWTERVENEKGSLMEAFDSSSNKSKHGRIMVSASNLNNPNHEADGEHQTTQGTTVLLLPSFIFVDSVTTSDVREVVDCFIDAPKGQPVDSRLSSRPCQYDYVVLLCSHRRRDARCGITAPLIKKELERHLRPHGLYRDADDERPGGVGIFFVSHVGGHKFAANVLIYRKQAEQMIWLARVKPEHCEGVVSYTILQGKVVHPESQLRGGFDRQRGLTSW; encoded by the exons atgtTGCGATCACTCCTCTCGCTCGGCAGTCGCAACGCCGACTATATCTTCCCCACGGTGGATCCAAAACAAGACGGACCGAACTGCAAACTAGATTGTGCCGATTGTACGGTACACTTCCCGTCGAAAGTGAAGGTCGAGAACTCCCGGGTACTCTACGGACACATCAAAGAGTTTCACACGCATGTCTTGGTCGCCACTGGTAAATCAGGCTGGACAGAGAGGGTCGAGAATGAAAAGGGAAGCTTAATGGAAGCTTTCGACAGCAGCTCGAACAAATCCAAGCATGGG CGGATTATGGTCTCGGCATCGAACCTCAATAACCCGAACCATGAGGCAGATGGCGAACACCAGACTACGCAAGGGACTACCGTACTGCTGCTACCTTCATTCATTTTTGTGGATTCAGTAACCACTAGCGATGTCAGAGAGGTGGTTGACTGTTTCATTGATGCTCCCAAAGGACAACCAGTTGATTCCCGATTGTCTTCTCGACCATGCCAATACGATTACGTGGTACTTCTCTGCTCTCACAGACGGCGAGATGCCCGATGTGGAATCACTGCCCCGTTAATTAAGAAAGAGTTGGAGCGACATCTGCGACCCCACGGGTTATATCGTGATGCGGATGACGAACGCCCTGGCGGTGTCGGaatcttctttgtttcccaTGTGGGCGGCCACAAATTCGCAGCCAATGTTCTGATTTACCGAAAACAGGCCGAGCAAATGATTTGGCTAGCAAGAGTCAAGCCAGAACATTGTGAGGGAGTGGTCAGCTATACGATCTTGCAGGGGAAGGTGGTTCACCCTGAGTCTCAATTAAGAGGAGGGTTTGACAGGCAACGAGGATTGACGAGTTGGTAG
- a CDS encoding DNA replication regulator sld2, with translation MASLDVSDIAAQSAQLRAELKEWERAFAAANEGRKAERSDIKQAPEIAAKYKEYSRLKSLEKSVRYEKKHNPNSVNLEERPKKRKHASPPGSHEARLESTPRKAAKGPFTTPSKPRGHPSEFDPYDSPSALRRLFSPSTHQQSSSPLKTAIGPTPQRDGKALGLFDLLSESGGSTATPTAARLASVRGAAAQTPSKRKTLDTIAEEEEEEEDGPRGDRTPASASKSYMLSALFATPTTWRYATMMDNRNDAIRREPSPQPSANDAGQGAPESETPAFLRRSNSARYAASNPNGEGLSPINVRKRPRFVGKGLSALVQGLRDMEEEHLDNELDVLREIEAEQAGMNTEATDSQAVEQDTGPTFKKKGQKRTTRRVRMKPVISKPKRESQLPASEDEDNTDNVDQSDDELAAVPETQQPGASGDETNGVPDAASLHSISEPELDSDSDYEEQSKPPARSKSFSERIRDAIGVVEPPPAEKQEKPQPKVKEKQTKPRERKRREIFPRVVVYEEAVVLGPSHEQRGHYSGIPESLYDRTAEVLDEI, from the exons ATGGCGAGTCTCGACGTCTCCGATATCGCGGCGCAGTCAGCGCAGCTCCGTGCAGAACTAAAGGAGTGGGAAAGAGCTTTCGCCGCCGCAAATGAGGGGAGAAAAGCGGAACGGAGTGATATCAAGCAAGCGCCTGAGATTG CGGCCAAGTATAAGGAATACTCTCGATTGAAATCGCTAGAGAAATCAGTGCGATACGAGAAGAAACACAACCCCAACTCTGTTAACTTAGAAGAACGTCCCAAGAAACGCAAGCATGCATCACCCCCTGGATCCCATGAGGCCCGCCTTGAATCGACGCCGCGCAAAGCGGCAAAAGGACCTTTCACAACCCCCTCTAAGCCACGCGGGCATCCATCTGAATTCGACCCTTACGATTCTCCGTCAGCGCTGCGCAGGCTTTTCAGTCCATCTACGCATCAACAGTCCTCGTCGCCGTTGAAGACAGCTATCGGACCCACCCCACAAAGAGACGGGAAGGCATTGGGTCTCTTTGACCTATTATCCGAATCGGGCGGGAGTACAGCAACACCCACGGCGGCAAGGCTGGCTAGTGTACGTGGAGCAGCGGCGCAAACACCGTCGAAGAGGAAAACACTAGATACCattgcggaggaggaggaagaggaggaagacggtCCTCGCGGTGACCGGACCCCTGCTTCCGCAAGCAAGAGTTATATGCTTTCGGCGTTATTTGCGACACCCACAACATGGCGTTACGCTACCATGATGGACAATCGAAACGATGCTATTCGTCGTGAGCCTTCACCTCAGCCAAGCGCTAACGACGCTGGTCAAGGAGCCCCAGAGTCAGAGACTCCAGCATTTTTGCGACGATCCAACTCAGCACGCTACGCTGCTTCAAACCCTAATGGCGAAGGTCTGAGCCCAATCAATGTACGAAAGCGACCCCGGTTTGTAGGCAAAGGACTGTCTGCTTTGGTACAAGGACTACGAGacatggaagaagaacaccTAGATAATGAGTTGGATGTACTCCGCGAGATAGAAGCAGAACAAGCTGGCATGAACACTGAAGCGACTGATAGTCAGGCTGTCGAGCAGGACACAGGACCAACgttcaagaagaagggtcAAAAACGAACTACACGCAGGGTTCGCATGAAGCCGGTTATCTCCAAGCCAAAACGCGAGTCACAGTTACCAGCGTcagaggatgaagacaacACAGATAATGTGGATCAAAGTGATGACGAGCTGGCGGCGGTGCCAGAGACCCAACAGCCGGGTGCCAGTGGCGACGAAACCAATGGTGTTCCAGATGCTGCTTCGCTGCATTCAATATCAGAGCCGGAGCTTGATTCTGACTCAGATTATGAGGAGCAATCTAAACCCCCGGCGAGAAGCAAAAGCTTCTCAGAAAGGATAAGGGATGCTATTGGGGTTGTAGAGCCGCCACCGGCAGAGAAGCAGGAGAAACCCCAGCCTaaagtgaaagagaaacagacTAAGCCTCGCGAGAGGAAG